A stretch of Prionailurus bengalensis isolate Pbe53 chromosome E4, Fcat_Pben_1.1_paternal_pri, whole genome shotgun sequence DNA encodes these proteins:
- the ZBED6 gene encoding zinc finger BED domain-containing protein 6, with protein MSVCTLSAPVSSLSPGRRCNTFSGAGILGCVPINSNTDEDDVVEGKMVAEGMDKEAKLPAKKKRKKGLRIKGKRRRKKLLLAKKFSKDLASGRPVADAPALLASSAHEQDEESLFESNIEKQIYLPSTRAKTSIVWHFFHVDPQYTWRAICNLCEKSVSRGKPGSHLGTSTLQRHLQARHSPHWTRANKFGVTSGEEDFPLDVPLSPSSAGSSGSFEYISTDPLDENRMGKKRDKSVSDALRAERGRFLIKSNIVKHALIPGTRAKTSAVWNFFYTDPQHISRAVCNICKRSVSRGRPGSHLGTSTLQRHLQATHPIHWAVANKDSGAVGNGLDETETERNDLLSDPLHGEKSTGSHSLTAEDLSDSDSDEPPVLEVENSRRSESPNPVAEQDTLTHAQERETTYSENSVSSQISQAIIQMIVEDMHPYNYFSTPAFQRFMQIVAPDYRLPSETYFFTKAVPQLYDWVREKIFLTLENVQSQKIHLTVDIWTHDPSTDYFIVTVHWVSLETAPSSNGRTPNFRKWAVLCVTGLAKDCLITNILQELNDQIGLWLSPNFLIPSFIVSDNSSNVVHAIKDGGFTHVPCFLHCLNIVIQDFFCEHKSIENMLVAARKTCHHFSHSVKARQILQEFQNDHQLPWKNLKQDETGHWISTFYMLKWLLEHCYSVHHSLGRASGVVLTSLQWTLMTYVCDILKPFEEATQKVSVRTTGLNQVLPLIHHLLLSLQKLREDFQIRGITQALNLVDSLSLKLETDSLLSAMLKSKPCILAALLDPCFKNSLEDFFPQGADLETYKQILAEEVCNYMESSEVCHIATSDASGPSGIVGADSFTSSIREGTSSSGSFDSSAADNVAIGSKSFMFPSAIAVVDEYFKEKYSEISGGGDPLIYWQRKVSIWPALTQVAIQYLSCPMCSWQSECIFTANSQFHPKQIMSLDFDNIEQLMFLKMNLKNVNYDYSTLVLSWDPGNEVIQSNEKEILP; from the coding sequence ATGAGTGTATGTACCTTAAGCGCACCAGTTTCCTCGCTCTCTCCTGGCCGAAGATGCAACACTTTTAGCGGTGCTGGGATTCTGGGATGTGTTCCTATTAATTCTAACACAGATGAAGATGATGTAGTAGAGGGGAAGATGGTGGCCGAAGGAATGGATAAGGAGGCAAAATTGCctgctaaaaagaaaaggaagaagggttTACGGATTAAGGGGAAAAGGCGAAGAAAAAAACTGCTCCTTGCAAAAAAGTTTAGTAAGGATTTGGCATCTGGGAGGCCTGTTGCGGATGCGCCTGCTTTATTAGCTTCCAGTGCCCATGAGCAGGATGAAGAAAGTCTTTTCGAGAGCAACATAGAGAAACAGATCTACCTACCCAGCACCAGAGCCAAGACCTCCATCGTGTGGCACTTCTTTCACGTTGACCCCCAGTATACCTGGCGAGCTATTTGTAACCTCTGTGAAAAAAGCGTCAGCAGGGGTAAACCAGGCAGCCATCTGGGGACCTCTACTCTACAACGACATCTGCAGGCAAGGCATTCACCTCACTGGACCAGGGCCAACAAATTTGGAGTCACTAGTGGGGAGGAGGATTTTCCCTTGGATGTGCCTTTATCTCCCTCTTCTGCTGGAAGCAGTGGAAGCTTTGAATATATCTCTACTGATCCATTAGATGaaaacagaatgggtaagaaacgTGATAAATCGGTATCTGATGCcctgagggcagaaagagggagatttCTCATCAAAAGTAACATTGTCAAGCATGCCTTAATTCCCGGGACAAGAGCCAAGACATCTGcggtttggaattttttttatactGATCCGCAGCACATCTCAAGAGCTGTGTGTAATATATGTAAACGGAGCGTGAGCCGGGGTAGGCCAGGTTCTCACTTGGGAACTTCAACGCTTCAACGACACTTGCAGGCCACACATCCCATCCATTGGGCCGTTGCCAACAAAGACAGTGGTGCGGTTGGGAATGGATTAGATGAGACTGAGACTGAGAGAAATGATCTCTTAAGCGATCCTCTGCATGGAGAGAAGTCTACAGGCAGCCACAGTTTAACAGCCGAGGACCTTAGTGACTCTGATTCAGACGAACCTCCTGTATTAGAGGTGGAAAATAGTAGAAGATCTGAGAGTCCTAATCCTGTTGCAGAGCAAGACACTCTGACCCATgcacaggagagagagacaacataTTCTGAAAATTCAGTCTCAAGTCAAATAAGTCAGGCAATTATTCAGATGATTGTGGAGGATATGCATCCTTACAACTACTTCTCAACCCCAGCCTTTCAGAGGTTCATGCAGATTGTGGCCCCCGACTATAGATTACCATCTGAGACTTACTTTTTCACGAAGGCTGTACCTCAATTGTATGATTGGGTCagagaaaaaattttcttaactttGGAGAATGTTCAAAGCCAAAAGATCCACTTGACTGTGGACATCTGGACCCACGACCCATCCACGGACTATTTCATTGTGACTGTACACTGGGTCTCTTTGGAAACTGCACCTTCTAGTAATGGCAGGACCCCCAATTTTAGAAAGTGGGCAGTACTTTGTGTGACAGGTTTGGCCAAAGACTGTTTGATAACCAACATTTTACAAGAACTAAATGACCAGATTGGTCTGTGGCTTTCTCCTAATTTCCTCATTCCTAGCTTCATTGTTTCTGACAATTCTTCTAATGTGGTACATGCAATCAAAGATGGTGGTTTTACCCACGTGCCGTGCTTCCTGCATTGTTTAAACATAGTCATTCAGGACTTCTTCTGTGAGCACAAAAGCATTGAGAATATGTTAGTAGCTGCTAGGAAAACCTGTCATCATTTTAGTCATTCAGTCAAAGCCCGTCAGATACTGCAAGAGTTCCAAAACGATCACCAACTCCCGTggaagaatttgaagcaggatgAAACTGGCCATTGGATTTCTAccttttatatgttaaaatggCTCTTGGAGCATTGCTATTCAGTTCACCATAGCCTTGGCAGAGCCAGTGGAGTTGTGCTCACCTCCCTTCAGTGGACTCTAATGACTTATGTTTGCGATATTCTGAAACCATTTGAGGAGGCCACCCAGAAAGTGAGTGTCAGGACCACAGGATTGAATCAGGTGCTACCCCTAATCCATCATCTACTTCTTTCTCTGCAGAAACTCAGAGAAGATTTTCAAATAAGAGGTATTACTCAGGCGCTCAATCTGGTGGACAGTTTATCTCTGAAACTTGAGACTGATTCCCTCCTGAGCGCCATGCTCAAATCCAAGCCTTGTATCTTGGCTGCTTTGTTAGACCCTTGCTTTAAAAACAGTTTGGAAGACTTTTTCCCTCAAGGTGCTGATTTAGAAACTTACAAGCAGATCCTTGCAGAAGAAGTTTGCAACTATATGGAATCTTCAGAGGTCTGCCATATTGCGACTTCAGATGCTTCTGGTCCCTCAGGCATCGTAGGAGCTGATTCGTTTACCTCATCTATAAGAGAAGGCACCTCCAGTTCAGGGTCTTTTGATAGCTCAGCTGCAGATAATGTTGCCATTGGAAGCAAAAGCTTCATGTTTCCTTCTGCCATAGCAGTAGTGGATGAATACTTCAAAGAGAAGTATTCAGAGATCTCAGGAGGTGGTGACCCTTTGATTTACTGGCAGAGGAAGGTGAGCATATGGCCAGCTTTGACCCAAGTTGCCATTCAATATCTAAGCTGCCCCATGTGTAGTTGGCAATCTGAATGTATCTTTACTGCAAATAGCCAGTTTCATCCAAAACAGATCATGAGCCTGGACTTTGACAATATAGAACAGCtgatgtttttgaaaatgaacttgaaaaatgtTAACTATGATTATTCTACATTGGTTCTGAGCTGGGATCCTGGGAATGAAGTTATtcaaagcaatgaaaaagaaatattaccttaa